One Solanum pennellii chromosome 9, SPENNV200 DNA segment encodes these proteins:
- the LOC107030229 gene encoding LOW QUALITY PROTEIN: protein PHLOEM PROTEIN 2-LIKE A9-like (The sequence of the model RefSeq protein was modified relative to this genomic sequence to represent the inferred CDS: inserted 1 base in 1 codon; substituted 1 base at 1 genomic stop codon), whose product MTSKSFYYQGNHTFSKTEKGYIVYPKSLNVIWGNDNRRYWKLPKYEKDGVKLMRVNWLEVTGXVDIAKKXEFKMSLMTDAFGWSDSPVYLMTKWGDNTRWKKVNSTNGIDSKKMISKVITITKGKGNTTDKIYFGLYEVWNKKWKGVLKIHLKVYLAKYRIILEKYTSIFFIL is encoded by the exons ATGACTTCAAAATCTTTTTACTATCAAGGCAATCACACATTCTCTAAAACAGAAAAG GGTTATATAGTTTATCCGAAATCTCTTAATGTTATTTGGGGTAATGATAACAGG CGCTATTGGAAGTTACCTAAATACGA AAAGGATGGTGTAAAACTTATGCGAGTAAATTGGTTAGAGGTAACAGGTTAGGTTGATATAGCGAAGA TTGAATTTAAGATGTCATTGATGACTGACGCGTTCGGTTGGAGCGATTCACCAGTTTATCTTATGACGAAATGGGGAGATAATACTCGATGGAAAAAGGTGAATTCGACAAATGGAATTGATAGCAAAAAGATGATATCAAAAGTTATTACGATAACAAAAGGGAAGGGGAACACAactgataaaatttattttggattgTATGAAGTTTGGAACAAAAAGTGGAAAGGAGTTCTCAAAATTCATCTAAAAGTTTATTTAGCCAAGTATAGAATAATACTTGAGAAATATACGTCAATCTTTTTCATTCTGtag